The following are from one region of the Stigmatella ashevillena genome:
- a CDS encoding lytic transglycosylase domain-containing protein, giving the protein MSLSPLSRNASTISPSNDQSLIRSSSLAQTAQTAGCARGNALPQGMKALQQDSFQAGPELGGEWAKFMESAASLVDAVTQLQSLLQSPELGGELSAEGAEGAQAMPSPFEDSFAPEAPAGQAAASTPSAPSAAGATGSSDTSAASGEAKLGSGLPPALNQYKGAIESAASKAGVPASMLAGQIWQESRGNLGASSTNGGNGLTDTGLMQINPNTFAELQSKHPELQGKNLADPETNILAGAFYMKDMKEQFGSWDLALRAYNSGPNGVDRSNPNAIPAGTGDATYVQKVQKFSEIIATGNGTLPA; this is encoded by the coding sequence ATGAGCCTCTCTCCCCTGTCTCGGAACGCGTCAACCATCAGCCCCTCCAATGACCAGTCCCTGATCCGGAGCAGCAGCCTCGCCCAGACGGCGCAGACCGCGGGTTGCGCGCGAGGCAACGCCCTCCCCCAGGGGATGAAGGCGTTGCAGCAGGACAGCTTCCAGGCGGGCCCGGAGCTCGGCGGGGAGTGGGCGAAGTTCATGGAGAGCGCCGCGAGCCTGGTCGATGCGGTGACCCAGTTGCAGAGCCTCCTGCAGTCCCCCGAGTTGGGCGGAGAGCTGTCGGCAGAGGGCGCTGAAGGAGCCCAGGCCATGCCCTCGCCCTTCGAGGACAGCTTCGCGCCCGAGGCCCCGGCCGGACAGGCCGCAGCCTCCACCCCCTCCGCGCCGAGCGCCGCGGGAGCCACGGGCTCCTCGGACACGTCGGCGGCCTCGGGTGAGGCCAAGCTGGGCTCTGGGCTGCCCCCCGCGCTGAACCAGTACAAGGGGGCCATCGAGTCGGCAGCGTCCAAGGCGGGCGTGCCGGCCTCGATGCTGGCCGGCCAGATCTGGCAGGAATCCCGCGGCAACCTGGGCGCCTCCTCCACCAACGGTGGCAATGGCCTGACGGACACCGGGCTGATGCAGATCAACCCCAACACCTTCGCGGAGCTGCAGAGCAAGCACCCCGAGTTGCAGGGCAAGAACCTCGCGGATCCTGAGACGAACATTCTGGCGGGCGCCTTCTACATGAAGGACATGAAGGAGCAGTTCGGCAGCTGGGATCTCGCCCTGCGCGCCTACAACTCCGGCCCCAATGGGGTCGACCGCAGCAACCCGAACGCCATTCCCGCGGGCACGGGCGACGCCACCTACGTCCAGAAGGTGCAGAAGTTCTCGGAAATCATCGCCACCGGCAACGGCACCCTGCCCGCGTAG